A genomic segment from Poecilia reticulata strain Guanapo linkage group LG3, Guppy_female_1.0+MT, whole genome shotgun sequence encodes:
- the itgb6 gene encoding integrin beta-6 produces MWLLLLSLILRHWIYTVEGSCSAVSAASCDECLQLSPHCGWCTQENFTDWVSISSRCDTLDSLLEKGCSRDQVQFPVSESQILLDRPLGKITDDANSTQISPQKMSLKLRPGSVETFQVKVQHTADYPVDMYYMMDLSASMIDDLKMIKDLGSSLSREMSKLTSNFQMGFGSFVEKPVLPYIKITEKELSNPCSDLGMSCHPTFGYKHVLSLTSRTISFNEIIAQQRVSANNDDVEAGFDAIMQAAVCGDRIGWRNDSMRLLVFVSDGDSHFGMDSKMAGIVIPNDGQCHLDANNEYSMSTKQEYPTLGQLIDKVVENNILLIFAVTEKQINNYKNYANFIPGATVGVLASDSRNILDVIVTAYKELRSEIELEVLGDTEELQMSFTTICPNGTAFPNLKRCSNIKPGETVVFNVSVALSGCLSRARRFSLKPVGLQDSLEVELESLCSCVCHRLPTANNQCTEGQGTYHCGVCVCQPGFLGAQCECNDETAFLSNCLATNDSEICNGQGDCYCGHCVCHPSSYGRIYGTNCECDNYSCVRFRGELCGGHGVCDCGKCHCETGWTGEYCNCSSSTEACMSENGSLCSGRGKCNCGQCICSVAGASGEKCERCPTCIDSCTYAKSCVECNLLAKDDFGLCDQNCNAAKLSINTTGDYDKTASMKCTLKIENECKVSFYLMAREPGHVVYNLHMYGCPEPPNIPMIILGVSLSVVCIGVILLAVWKALVSVHDRNEVARFEAERAKVKWQTGTNPLFKSSTSTFKNVTYKNTHRKDCTINHY; encoded by the exons ATGTGGCTTCTACTGCTGAGCCTGATTCTCCGGCACTGGATCTACACCGTGGAGG GATCATGTTCAGCTGTGAGTGCTGCGTCTTGTGATGAGTGTCTGCAGCTCAGTCCTCACTGTGGCTGGTGCACTCAGGAG AATTTCACAGACTGGGTTTCAATCTCATCGCGATGTGACACTTTAGATTCCTTGCTAGAAAAAGGATGCTCAAGGGACCAGGTTCAATTCCCCGTTTCCGAAAGTCAAATCCTCCTGGATCGACCGCTTGGGAAGATCACAGACGATGCCAACAGCACTCAGATCTCCCCACAAAAAATGTCCCTCAAGCTGCGACCAG GCAGTGTGGAGACTTTTCAGGTTAAAGTTCAGCACACAGCGGATTATCCTGTGGACATGTACTACATGATGGACCTGTCAGCCTCCATGATTGACGATCTCAAGATGATCAAAGACTTGGGCTCATCTCTGTCCAGAGAGATGTCCAAACTTACCAGTAACTTTCAAATGGGCTTTGGCTCTTTTGTGGAAAAGCCCGTCCTTCCCTACATCAAGATCACTGAGAAAGAGCTGAGCAACCCCTGCAG TGACTTGGGAATGTCTTGCCACCCAACATTTGGCTACAAACACGTCTTATCGTTGACGAGTAGAACCATCAGTTTCAACGAGATAATCGCTCAGCAACGTGTGTCTGCTAATAATGATGATGTGGAAGCTGGCTTTGACGCTATCATGCAGGCGGCTGTTTGTGGG GACAGGATCGGCTGGAGGAATGATTCCATGCGTCTGTTGGTGTTTGTCAGTGACGGGGACTCGCACTTTGGGATGGACAGTAAAATGGCTGGGATTGTGATTCCTAACGACGGACAGTGTCACTTGGATGCAAACAATGAATATTCAATGTCCACGAAGCAG gagTATCCAACTCTCGGTCAGCTGATTGATAAAGTGGTGGAGAACAACATCCTCCTAATATTTGCAGTGAcggaaaaacagataaataattaCAAG aacTATGCAAATTTCATACCTGGCGCCACAGTGGGAGTCCTGGCATCAGATTCGAGAAACATCCTGGATGTGATTGTAACAGCTTACAAG GAGCTGCGTTCAGAGATTGAACTTGAGGTCCTTGGAGACACAGAGGAACTTCAGATGTCCTTCACAACCATTTGTCCAAATGGCACGGCCTTTCCTAATCTGAAGCGGTGCTCCAACATCAAACCGGGTGAAACG GTCGTGTTCAACGTGTCCGTGGCACTCTCAGGATGTCTGTCGCGAGCTCGACGCTTTTCCCTCAAACCGGTGGGCTTGCAGGACAGCTTGGAAGTGGAACTTGAGTCTCTTTGCTCCTGTGTTTGCCACCGGCTTCCTACAGCAAACAACCAGTGCACAGAAGGCCAGGGGACTTACCACTgcggcgtgtgtgtgtgtcagccgGGGTTTCTGGGAGCGCAGTGTGAATGCAATGACGAGACTGCTTTTTTGAGTAACTGCCTCGCGACCAATGACTCTGAGATATGCAACGGTCAGGGGGACTGCTACTGCGGCCACTGTGTGTGTCATCCGTCCAGCTATGGCCGGATTTACGGAACAAACTGCGAGTGTGACAATTACTCCTGTGTTCGCTTCCGAGGAGAACTCTGCGGAG GTCATGGAGTGTGTGACTGCGGAAAGTGTCACTGTGAAACCGGCTGGACGGGGGAATACtgcaactgcagcagcagcactgaggCGTGCATGTCGGAGAACGGCAGTCTCTGCAGTGGCAGGGGGAAATGCAACTGTGGCCAGTGCATCTGCTCCGTTGCTGGGGCATCGGGAGAAAAGTGTGAAAGGTGTCCGACATGCATAGACTCCTGCACTTACGCAAA gagCTGTGTGGAGTGTAATCTGCTCGCGAAGGACGACTTTGGGTTGTGCGATCAAAACTGCAATGCTGCTAAACTTTCCATAAACACAACTGGAG ATTATGACAAGACCGCCTCCATGAAATGCACGCTCAAAATCGAGAACGAGTGCAAAGTGTCGTTCTATCTGATGGCGCGCGAGCCAGGACACGTCGTCTACAATCTCCACATGTATG gaTGCCCGGAGCCCCCCAACATCCCTATGATTATTCTGGGGGTCTCCCTTTCTGTTGTGTGCATTGGTGTGATTCTACTGGCCGTGTGGAAGGCACTGGTATCGGTGCATGACCGAAACGAGGTGGCGAGGTTTGAGGCTGAGCGGGCAAAAGTAAAATGGCAGACG GGGACCAACCCTCTGTTCAAAAGTTCAACATCCacattcaaaaatgtaacttacaagaacacacacagaaaagacTGTACTATAAATCACTACTGA